A genomic region of Methanosarcina thermophila TM-1 contains the following coding sequences:
- a CDS encoding hydantoinase/oxoprolinase family protein: MQYSLGIDAGGTYTDAVLVRDSDGVIVDSNKALTTYPDLHIGIKNVIDGLNPDYLKNIKLVSVSTTLSTNTILEGTGFPVAMILIGDHPLERELPTEHVLFVTGGHDHNGEEKASLDLKSIEKFALQVKDRVSAFAISSYFSTRNPEHELKAKDRILELTGLPVVCGHELSQELGAYERAVTAFLNAQLIPITRQFVQSIIKDIKERGINARLLMLKCDGSVVGIKDALQKPIETIFSGPAASLVGASYLSGLETCAVIDVGGTSTDISSICMGVPDLSDEGAVVGGWKTRVRAIRMETTATGGDSHIWAVNRELFLGPRRVIPLAVAAIKYPNFLNNLKRTPMPAREDLCENIQPTKFFVRSEYAAGELSKAEAEVLEVIGEEPVSVFEISALIRKDVHPQTLDCLIKKRLVQAIGFTPTDALHVLGEYTAWSEEASRIGAERLARLMRMTPGELCTAIKKKVARNMALQLLSYILTGVPYESIEKILDGNYPAKFKLQVPVVLLGGPVRAHRKELEEFIDADILVPEHAEVGNAVGALVGKGIKRAEILIRPASLMSPDKDFLIFAPGSRLRFDTYSEALETATDIGKKLVEDYMRDCGLSGNQVEISIEKKTVSPDGWNHPPMETNLLVVGVGMRELHF; encoded by the coding sequence ATGCAGTATAGCTTGGGGATTGACGCAGGAGGCACATACACCGATGCAGTGCTTGTTAGAGACTCGGATGGCGTCATTGTAGATTCGAATAAGGCACTTACTACCTACCCAGATCTACACATTGGCATCAAAAACGTAATAGACGGCCTGAATCCTGATTATCTTAAAAACATAAAGCTAGTTTCGGTTTCTACAACTCTTTCTACCAATACTATTCTTGAGGGTACCGGTTTTCCAGTAGCCATGATTCTTATAGGAGATCATCCTCTTGAACGGGAATTACCAACTGAACACGTACTTTTTGTTACAGGTGGACATGACCACAATGGAGAAGAAAAAGCTTCTCTAGACTTGAAGTCTATTGAGAAATTTGCCCTGCAGGTTAAGGACAGGGTTTCAGCTTTTGCCATATCATCCTATTTCAGCACGAGGAACCCGGAACATGAACTTAAAGCAAAGGACCGAATCCTTGAGCTTACGGGGCTGCCTGTCGTTTGTGGACACGAGCTTTCTCAAGAATTGGGGGCTTACGAAAGGGCAGTAACAGCTTTTCTGAATGCACAGCTAATCCCCATAACAAGACAGTTCGTTCAGTCCATAATAAAAGATATTAAAGAACGAGGAATTAATGCTCGGCTCCTTATGCTCAAATGTGATGGCTCAGTGGTCGGAATCAAAGATGCACTTCAAAAGCCAATAGAAACTATTTTCTCAGGTCCGGCAGCAAGTCTTGTTGGAGCTTCCTATCTCTCCGGACTTGAGACCTGTGCCGTAATTGATGTAGGAGGCACAAGTACGGATATCTCTTCAATCTGTATGGGTGTTCCTGACTTGAGCGACGAGGGAGCTGTTGTAGGTGGATGGAAGACCCGCGTAAGGGCGATCAGGATGGAAACCACAGCTACAGGCGGAGATAGCCATATCTGGGCTGTAAACAGGGAACTCTTCCTCGGGCCCAGGCGAGTCATACCACTTGCAGTCGCTGCAATAAAGTATCCAAATTTTTTAAATAACCTCAAAAGAACGCCCATGCCTGCCAGAGAAGATCTCTGTGAGAACATCCAACCCACAAAGTTCTTTGTAAGATCTGAATATGCTGCAGGAGAACTAAGTAAAGCCGAAGCTGAAGTACTGGAGGTAATAGGGGAAGAACCTGTTTCTGTGTTTGAAATCTCAGCCCTTATAAGAAAAGATGTTCATCCTCAGACTCTAGACTGTCTCATCAAAAAACGCCTTGTTCAGGCAATTGGCTTCACACCTACCGACGCTCTTCATGTGTTAGGAGAATATACAGCCTGGAGTGAAGAAGCTTCACGTATAGGTGCAGAAAGACTTGCAAGACTTATGCGCATGACACCGGGAGAACTCTGTACTGCCATAAAAAAGAAAGTTGCACGAAACATGGCACTTCAACTTCTCTCATATATCCTGACAGGAGTTCCATATGAATCCATTGAGAAGATTCTGGATGGGAACTATCCTGCTAAATTCAAACTGCAAGTTCCTGTTGTCCTGCTTGGGGGACCTGTTAGAGCGCACAGAAAGGAATTGGAAGAGTTTATAGACGCGGATATCTTAGTTCCAGAACATGCTGAGGTAGGAAATGCAGTTGGAGCACTTGTAGGAAAAGGAATCAAAAGAGCTGAAATTCTCATAAGGCCAGCAAGTCTCATGTCTCCAGACAAGGATTTCCTTATATTTGCTCCAGGCAGTAGGCTGAGATTTGATACTTACTCAGAAGCTCTGGAGACGGCAACCGATATTGGAAAAAAACTTGTTGAAGACTATATGAGAGATTGTGGACTAAGTGGCAACCAGGTTGAGATCTCAATTGAGAAAAAAACTGTTTCTCCTGATGGCTGGAATCATCCTCCTATGGAAACAAATTTACTAGTTGTTGGAGTAGGGATGAGAGAATTGCACTTTTGA